TCGTCCATTGCCTGGCGCGACACCTTGATGAAGTGCGCGATGGTGGCGACCTTCGCGTCCTTCAGTTCATAGGTGATGTCGGATTCGGCCTTCGCAGCGCCCTCCGTCGCCTGCACCGCAGCTGAGTTCGTGACGACCAGCTCGCGCACGAACTCGACCGCGTTCGAATTGGTCCGGCCCTGGGCGATCAGGCCGCGCACCGTCATCCGGCGGCGAGCGAGAGGGACAACGCCAGGCTGGCGCTGCGGATCGATCAGCGGACCCGCCGAACCGGCGACCGAGGTGATCGACTTGAGGCCCATCTCGCCTTCGACCTTGATCCGGGCGCTCTGGCCGCGCTTGCCTTCGAAGCCCTTGAAGGCCTCGCTCTCGACGACCTGCTGGCCGATCGATTTGACCGGGGACGGATCATTGCCGCCGCCCTTGCGGCCGACCTTCTGCGACAGCTCGGTCAGCTTCGCCTCGAGCGCCGTCAGGGTCTCGTTGTTCTTCAGGAGGGCGGCATCGACATCCTCCTTCAGCTTGGCGTGGCCGGTCTTGGTGTCATTGAGGCCGGAGGTGAGTTTGCCGAGCTGCTCGGTCATCTCGCCGTGGTTCTTCTTGTAGTCCTTGGCAAGGTCGCCGATCGACTTGACCAGCTCGGCGGTATCGCCGGGGCCGCCTTCGCCCTCCTTCTTTTCGCCGTAGAGGCGCGGGTTTGCGGCCACGGCCGCCACGAGCGCCGTCATCGACGCCGCTTTGAGTTCCTTCGACATGGGATGTCTCCGTCAGTGGGTTGAGAATGCGTCGCGAAGTTCCGCGAGCGCGGCGTTGAGCGCAGTCTGATCGGCGGCATCCCGCTCGCCGGCATAGGCCGAGTATCCGTCGCGCGTGATCCGGAGTGCCTCGGTTTTTGAGAACCCTGCATCCCGCAGGAGCTTCTCGAATTCGCGTTTTGTGAGCTGCCCGCCGGCGGCGAGCTTGGCCTTCACCGTCTCGATGCGGGCCTCGTCATTGGCCGGGAACGTCACGACCGAAATCTCGCGCAGCTTCAGCTGCGTCAGCGTCCAGATGCGGGTCTCCTCGTCGATCGAGTAGCCCTTGACGTAGTAGCCGATCGACAGGCCGGAGATGATCCCCGCCTCGATCATCGACGCGATCTCCTTGGCGCGGTTCACCGAACCGGTGAGGAGCTGGCCGCGCACCTTCAGGCCCTTGTCGTCCTCGACGAGGTCGAGGTATTTGCCGATCGGCTCATCGGAGTTGTGGTTCCAAAGCACCGGCAGCGGGCGGCCCGACGCCTTGATCGCCTTGATCGAATCTGTGAACGCACCCTGGGCGACGATCTCGTTGTAGGAATCGACATTGCCGAACACCGAGCCGTAGCCCTCGAACTCGGCGCCGTCCTTGGTCGCCTTGATCTCGAAGGCGAAGTCCTTGTAGCAGGCGCCATCGAAACGCTTCGCGTACGGACGGTTCTTGTCAATCGGCAGGCGGATCATCGTCTGGCTCCGTGGTCTGGGCGCCGGCCACCGGCACCATCTGTTGCTGCATGCGAAGGTCATCCCCGCCCGTCTTCGGCGGCAGGCCCATCCGGGCCCGGACCTCGTTTGGCGCCTTGATGCCGCCGCGCACGTAGCGCTCGTCGACTTCCGCCATCGTCTTCGAATCGCCCTCATACAGCGCCTCGAGCGGCATCGTGGGCTCATAGCCGCGCGCGCGCTCCTGGGCGCTCATGAGCTGGCGGCGCACCTCGCCGAGGATGCGCTTGACATAGGGCTGCAGGGTGATCGTGCCGTAGGCCCGGAACTGCTGCTCGAGACCGGTGCCCCAGTTGCTGGCCGCGCCCGTATAGCCGACCAGCCAGGGCGGCATCCCGAACCAGCGGCAGATCTCCTCGACGCCAAACTTGAACTGCTCGAGCATCTGCGAGTCGGCGGGCGTCATCGTCACCGTCTTCGCGTCGAATCCGCCCTCGAGCAGCATCATGCCGCCCGCCGAACCTTGTCCGGTGAAGGGCTCGATGATGTTCTTCTTGACCTGCGCGCGCTGCTCATCGGTGAGGACAGCGCCCTCTTTCGTGGTCAGGATCATCGACGGCCGGACGCCGCTCCGGATCAGGTTCGACTGGTGACGCTCGAGCGCCAGCAGACGTCCGA
The genomic region above belongs to Acidobacteriota bacterium and contains:
- a CDS encoding phage major capsid protein produces the protein MTALVAAVAANPRLYGEKKEGEGGPGDTAELVKSIGDLAKDYKKNHGEMTEQLGKLTSGLNDTKTGHAKLKEDVDAALLKNNETLTALEAKLTELSQKVGRKGGGNDPSPVKSIGQQVVESEAFKGFEGKRGQSARIKVEGEMGLKSITSVAGSAGPLIDPQRQPGVVPLARRRMTVRGLIAQGRTNSNAVEFVRELVVTNSAAVQATEGAAKAESDITYELKDAKVATIAHFIKVSRQAMDDAPGLASQIDSRLRYGLSYREELQLLLGSGTGGNIKGLVTAATAFASPIAAGAITAPNSMDVLRVAALQSSVAEYQASGFVLNPIDWTVIELTKDGENRYIIGYPAGELGPTLWGLPVVATNAMTANNYLTGAFDQAAQIFDRDDPEVMLSTEDADNFTKNMVTVLAEERLALAIYRETALITGTLSGGITALTP
- a CDS encoding HK97 family phage prohead protease gives rise to the protein MIRLPIDKNRPYAKRFDGACYKDFAFEIKATKDGAEFEGYGSVFGNVDSYNEIVAQGAFTDSIKAIKASGRPLPVLWNHNSDEPIGKYLDLVEDDKGLKVRGQLLTGSVNRAKEIASMIEAGIISGLSIGYYVKGYSIDEETRIWTLTQLKLREISVVTFPANDEARIETVKAKLAAGGQLTKREFEKLLRDAGFSKTEALRITRDGYSAYAGERDAADQTALNAALAELRDAFSTH
- a CDS encoding phage portal protein, producing MGLFDLWRGKKIRLTDGGFWSQFSGGSSHAGESVTEQSVLQIGAAYACARKLSESVSCLPFTMNKVDRSTGTLERANDHRLVRILGDQPNADQPAQQFWELVMLQLVLRGNHYSLQLQTGGSLDALEPLPPHPQTYCRRDADGAREFVVTCGPRKGVYPEADVFFIPGFGEDLDCGLPVLTLARHTFGRLLALERHQSNLIRSGVRPSMILTTKEGAVLTDEQRAQVKKNIIEPFTGQGSAGGMMLLEGGFDAKTVTMTPADSQMLEQFKFGVEEICRWFGMPPWLVGYTGAASNWGTGLEQQFRAYGTITLQPYVKRILGEVRRQLMSAQERARGYEPTMPLEALYEGDSKTMAEVDERYVRGGIKAPNEVRARMGLPPKTGGDDLRMQQQMVPVAGAQTTEPDDDPPAD